The sequence GCACCTCCGAGGCCGTGAACGCGCCCTCGGGGTCGCCCTGTTCGCGGTGTGCGGGGAAACCGCCGTTGGCCTCTTCGGGCGCGTAGGCCTCGGGGTGGTCGTCGGTCAGGGTGACGTCGTGTTCCTCGACGTCGTACTCGACACGGACCGCGGCGGCGCCCGCGCGGGCCGCCTCCAGTGTCTCGGCGACGACCAGGGCGACGAACCAGCCGTGGTGCGGCACACGCGCGTCCTGCAGGACGGAGAGCGTGGGGTCGTCCGCGGGGGCGAGCCGAGGGGCGTTGTCGTGGCTGAGCACCTTGAGGACCCCGGGCAGGGCCAGGGCGGCATTCGCGTCGACGGTACGGACCGTCCCGCGGGCGATCCCGGCGCGCACCGGCCAGGCATGGACGCGGCCGGGGTCGGTCTGTTCGGCGGCGTAGCGAGCGCTGCCGGTGACCTTGTCCCGGCCCTCCCGGCGCTCGGCGGGCGCGCCCAGCGCGGTGCCGGTGTCGGCCATGACTGCTCCTTCTGCTGGTGTCGTTCAGGCGCTGACTTGCCGGTGCCCGTTCAGGCGCCGGGTCGCAGGTGTCCGGTCAGGTGCTGGTGGGCGGCGCGAGCCGTTGCAGGGCGTCGACGGCGAGGTTGCGGGCCAGCCGGACCTTGTATCCGTTGTCGCGCAGCGGCTGGGCCGCGGCGAGTTCGAGGTCCGCGGCCCGCTCGAACGCCGCCGTCGTGGGGGCGGCCCCCAGCAGTGCCTCTTCCGCGAGCCGGGCCCGCCAGGGACGGTGGGCCAGCCCTCCGAAGGCGATGCCGACGTGCCGGACGACGCCGCCCTCCACACCGAGCACCGCGGCGACGGAGGCGAGGGCGAAGGCGTACGACGCCCGGTCACGTGCCTTGCGGTACAGCGAGGGCAGCCCGGCCGGGGCTCCCGGCACGACCACACCGGTGATCAGCTCACCGGGGCGGATCACCGTGTCCTGTTCGGGGCGGTCCCCGGGCAGCCGGTGGAACTCGGCGACGGGAACCGTCCGCGACCCGTCGGCCCCGTACAGCTCGACACGCGCGTCCAGGGCGGCCAGCGCCACGGCCATGTCCGACGGATGGGTGGCGATGCACTGCGGGGAGTACCCGAGCACCGCGTGGTCTCGGTGTACGCCGTCCCGGGCGCCGCAACCGGAGCCGGGAACACGCTTGTTGCAGGGCTGGTCCGTGTCCTGGAAGTAGGGGCAGCGGGTGCGCTGGAGCAGGTTGCCGCCGGTGGTGGCCGCGTTGCGGAGCTGTCCGGAGGCCCCGGCCAGGAGTGCCTGGGAGAGCGCCGGATACCGGTCGCGGACCATGGGGTGGGCGGCGAGGTCGCTGTTGCGGACCGTGGCGCCGATCCGCAGGGATCCGTCGGGCAGTTCGTCCACCGTGTCGAGGGGCAGCCTGCTGACGTCGACGAGGGTGGAAGGTTCCTCCACGCCGAGTTTCATCAGGTCCACGAGGTTGGTGCCGCCGCCGAGGTAGCGGGCGCCGGGGTGGGCCGCGTACAGCTCGGCCGCCTCCTCGACACTGGCGGCACGCGCGTAGCCGAAGGGCTTCACCGGATCACGTCCTCGACGGCTCGCACGATGTTCGGATAGGCGCCGCAGCGGCAGAGGTTGCCGCTGAGCCGCTCGCGGATCTCGTCGGGGCCCAGCGGGACGGGCCGCCCGGACGCTGCCGCTGGGTCCGTCACGTGGGAGGGGTGACCCGACTCGGCCTCGGCGATCGCGCCGACGGCGCTGCAGAGCTGTCCCGGCGTGCAGTAGCCGCACTGGAAGGCGTCGCGGTCGATGAAGGCCCGCTGCAGCGGGTGCGGCTCCTCGCCCTGTCCGCCGTCGCCGCCGTCACCGGCGGCGAGTCCCTCCACCGTCGTGATGTCGCACCCGTCCTGGGCCACCGCGGGCAGCAGACAGCCGTTGACCCGGCGGCCGTCCACCAGGACCGTGCAGGCTCCGCACTGGCCGTGGTCGCAGCCCTTCTTCGCTCCGGTGAGGTGGAGCTGCTCGCGCAGTACGTCCAGCAGGACGGAGCGGTGGTCGACGGTGAGCGTGTGCGGTGCGCCGTTCACCCGCAGCAGCACCTCGGAGTGGTGGCGGTCGGGTGGCCCGGGGGTGCCGCGCTCGGGGCTCGGAACTTCGCTGCTCATGTGTCCAGGCTGCGGCCCGCCACGCGTTCCCGCACGCCGGAGCCCGGCGGGACGGGCCGCCCGGACGCTGCCGCGGGGTCCGTCACGTGGGAAGGGTGACCCGACTCGGCCTCGGCGATCGCGCCCACTTCGTCAGCCGCCGGCGGCGGCCGTGACCGTCGCCGGGTCCTCGCCGGTCAGCTCCACGACGCGGTGCGGCGGTACGCCCGCGGCCAGTGCCCGCCCGATCAGGCCGTCCCGGCCGTCCGTGATGTCGCGATAGGACAGCAGCTGCTCCTCGATCCGCGCGATCGCCTCCGGGCCGGTCCGCCGGCGTACCCGGCTCAGTTCCTCGTCGCTCAGCGGCACCGGCAGCCGTTCCGCGCTCTCGGGCACGGAGCCCGTCTCCTCCGGCGGCAGCAGGCGCAGTTCCGGGGCGGTGGGTGTGCTGCCCTGCGCGTCCAGCCACGCTCGTACGGCGGGGGTCTCCATGCAGGCGAGTTCGCCGACGGCGGCCGGGGACACACCGAGCCGCACGGACGCGTCGTCGAGCAGGAACAGATAGGCGTCGTCGGTCATCCTCGGCTCCTTCTCAACGGGGTCCGGTCGGCGTCCCGCCGACCGGTCGGCATCCCTCTACCCCGCCGCGTCCGGATTACCGCCCGCTCCCCGGACCGACCGGCGAACCGGGAGATTCACGGTCGCGGTGTCAGGGCGCCCACGACCCACGGCATGTGTGCGCGGTGGGTGACGACCAGAACCGGTACGCCGTCGTCCTCGCACTCCAGGACCCGGGCCCCGCCCCGCAAGTCCGGCGGGGAGGGGTCCGACCAGTACGGGTGGCGGACGCGCAGCGGGGTCAGGGTGCGCGGCACCACGCGGCGGTGGGCCACGCCGCTGTGGCCCGCGGTCGTCGCCAGGTAGCCGTCGGCGGCCATCAGGTGGGTGCCGTGTTCGGCGTAGGGGACCTCGCCGAGGATCCGGCCCGGGAAGTGCTGCTCCTCCGTGGGCACGGAGGGTGTCACGTCGATGGTCTCGTCGCCGCGTCCGCGCCGCCGGAGGAACACGGCGGCCACCGCGCAGGCGCCCGCCACGACAGCGGTGGCCCGTCCGACCAGGAGGAGCGCCGCCCCCATGTCGTCGGTGGCCCACGGGGCGAATCCGCCGACGACGGTGAGGCCGACGCCCGCCACGAAGGGCAGGCCGATCTCCCACGGCCGCGCCCTCTTCGCCACCCGGGAGTGCAGCGTCATCCAGAACCAGCACCAGAGGAAGCCCGTGCCGTAGAGGCCGATGGCCAGGCCCGGGGCGGCCACGACCTTGTAGTCGTCCCGTGGGTCCGCGTGGGTGTACTTGCGCCCGCCGGCGAGGTCGACGTACCGGATCTGCCCCCGCCAGTAGGTGACCGCGACGTCCGCTCCGCGGGAGGCGACCGGACGCCGGGACGGATCGCCTCCGAGGGTGGCGCTGCCCTTGTCCCCGTCCGCCTCGACCACGTACAGCCGGTACGAGGGCGTCTTGCGGCCCTGTACGTGCTCGGTGCGGTCGACGCGGGCGCTCACGGTCCGCAGGCAGTCGCCGGACGCGGCGTCGTCGCCGGAGACTCCGTCGACAGAGACGTCGCCTTCCGAGGCGCAGCGGGACGCGTTCTTGAAGGCGTTCCCCTCGCCGATCGCTGCAGGCGTGCTGATGAGCAGCAGCCATGCCGCCGCCGACGCGCACACCGAGGCGACGGCCGCGGCGCCGATCCTCTGGCCACGGTTTCTCGGACGTGGCACTTCGGGCGCCACCGCACCCGGTCGTTCATCCGGTATCTCAGTCCGTGCGGGAGTCACCAGCGCATTCTGCTGCGGTGGCAGTCGAAAGAACATGGGCGAACTGGGCCCTGTGACGGGCTGGTTGTTGCCGGGATCCGGCATTTGGCCCGTGACGCGGGGGAACTTGAAAAACTAACAAACAAGACATACCCAACCTTCATGAATAAGTCTCCGCAAAACGGTCACCCGTACTTCGAGAACCGAGAACAACTTGTCTCTCGCAAAGGGGATGGTGGTATGTCTTCCACCGAATTTCTGACCGACGAGCTCACCGAGGTCCATGGCGTGGACGTCGAAGCGGCCCTCGACCCGGTCGAGGCCGACGGCTCGTACCGTGACAGCCGAGAGTGCGCGGCGCTCGCCCTGACGTCCGGGACGACAACGCTTCTGCTGTCGCCTCCGACTCCGCGGCCGAAGAAGGGCTGACGGGGGAGTCAGATGGAACAGTCAGGCACTTCGACCCGCTTGGCGGGTGCGGTGCAGGGCCTCACGTCGGAACTGGTCTCCGCTCTTCGGAGCGGGGGCCCGTTCCGGCTGGCCTGCAGCGTCACGGGGATCGACGAGCCCGAGGCCGCCGACTCCCTCGCCCTCGCCGCCGTACGGGTGGTGGGGGCCGACGCCACCCTGCCGAACGTCCTGCGCCGTACGCCTCCCGGGCCCGACGACCTCGCCCTGTTCAGCAGGGCCGTGCACGCCTACCCGCCTCCCCCGGACGCCTCGCCCACTTCGGCGTGGAGCCACTGGGCCATGAAACGAACACTTCTGCGACTGGACACCGGCCCGGGCGCGTCCCCCGACGGCACCCCAGGGGGCGATGGCACCCCGGGGGGCAACAGCGCGCCCGGACATGACGCGGAACCCCTGGCGGCCTGGCTCGACGGCGCCTCGTGGCAGTCGCTGACCCACCAACTCGCCGTACTCGCCCCCCTCGCCGTGCCCGGCGGGGACTGCGCGGTGACGCGCGCGGCCCGGAGCCGCCCTGTCGACGTCGCCCGGGGATTCGTCCGGGCGGTCCGTCGCCGCGACTGGCTCCAGGCGGCCGGGGCGGGCCGCTGGCTGGTCCTTCTCGACGGAGTGCCGGACACGCTCGGGCTGGAAGCCGGCCTCGCGTTCGTGGCACAGATGGGCTGCGACGATCCACGCGTGGCACTCCAGGTCGAGGCCGCGCGACTCATGCGCACCGAGGTGCGGGTGTGACGGCGCGCGATGTCCAGGGGGTCGCCGAAGCCGCGCTGACCTGGGTGTCCGCCCACCGCGGCGAGTTCGAGCTCGGCGACGACGCGCTCGCCGAGCACGCGAACGTGAACTTCACATGGAAGCCCCTCGGTGAGCTGGCCCAGGTGTGCGTCAGCATCCGCAGACACACCGACCCGGTCGGCCCGCTGCACGAGGCCGCTTCCGACCTGCTGGCCTTCGCCTGGCGGCAGACCGGGCAGGGCGCCCTCTTCCTCGAACTCCAGCGTCTCGAACCCTTCGCCACCTACCCGCTGGAGATCTACGCGGCGTTCGCGTCGGCCGGGCTGCGCCACGACGACTACGAGAGGGCCGTCGCGACGGTGGCCCGCACCCGCGGCTGGCGGATGACGGAGCAGGAACCCAACCGGCGCCTCAGCGTCCTCAACTCCGAACGCCGCAGCGGGATCCCGCAGCACGACGCCATGTCACGGGCACTGCCGCGCACCTGGCTGGGCGGCCTGCCGGAGCCATGGACGTTCGAACGCGCCGCCGGCTACACGCTCACCCATGTGGTCTTCCACCTCACCGACTGGGGCCTGACTCCCGGGGGCGTTCCCCCGGAGGTGGCCGGCTATCTCTCACAGTGGCTGCCGCCCTGGCTGGACACCTGCCTGGAGGACGAGCAGTGGGACCTGAGCTGCGAACTGCTGGCCGTGGCCGGCAGCCTGCCGGGCCCACCGGACATCCCCGTGCTGCGGGAGGCCTGGACGAAACTCGCCTCGGCGCAGGACACGTCAGGAGCCGTCCCGGAGACCGGCTCCGTACGGGACGGCCACCCGCCCGCGTACGACTTCGTCGGCTGCTACCACTCGACCCTGATGGCGGCCTTCGCCGCCGTGCTCACCGCCCACCGTCTGCGGACGGACAGCGACGACGGCGGAGTGCCGACGGAGAAGGTACGCGTCCTGGAGCACGCGGCGCGGTCCGGGCGCCCGACGCATCCGGGGCACGCGGTGCAACCGGGGCACGACGGGCAAGGAGTGTCGAGATGACCAGCACCCGCCTCATCCACACCGTCGGGACCGGCGCCCTGGAGTGGCTGCACGCCCACCGCGACGGGTTCCGTCTGGAGGAGGACGTCGACCCGGAAGTGGGCTTCCTGGAGCGCTTCAAACCGGTCGGCGAACTGGCCCTCATCTGCAAGGTGTTGTTCCGCGAAGGCGTGGCCGGCTCCCGACAGGCCCAGCTGGCACGGCAGTTGCTCGACCATGCCTGGCGCGACACGCTGGACGGCGGCCGGATGCTGGTCCGCGGCCAGCGCATCGAACCCCTCTCCCCCATCCCCTTCGAGGTCTATCTCCCGTTCAAGGAGCTGGGCCACAGCCACCCCGAGGCCGAACAGGCCTTCCGGCTCAACCAGGGTCTGGAGAGCTTCCACGCCTACGAGCTGCCGCCGACGCGCCGGCTCGGACTGTCCGCGTTCCAGCGCCGTTTCGGGCTGCCGGCCCGGCCGCCCGAGTCCGAGGTCGTCGGCAGGACCTGGCTCGGCCGCACCCCCGAACCCTGGACCGTCGAAGGGCACATCGCCTACGACATCACGCACACCGTCTTCCACCTCACCGACTGGGGAGAGAACCCCGACGGCATTCCGGCCCCCCTCGCCGACTACCTCGCCACCTGGCTGCCCGCCTGGATCGACGACTGGCTCGACCTGGAGCGCTGGGACCTGCTCGGCGAACTGCTCGTCGTCGACGCCTGTCTGCCGCACCCCACACTGGACGAGCGGGCCTGGCAGGCTTTCGCCGCCGCCCAGCAGAGCGACGGGGCGATGCCCGCCCTACGCACGATGCCCGAGGGCGACCCCGAGGAACTGTTCGACCTCGTCTACCACCCGACGCTGGTGGCCGCGTTCGCCTCCGTACTGGCCACATCCCGCGCCCTGACGCAGTTGGCGCACGCACCGGCATGACACGACGACCCGAACCCTGGCCGGGCATCCCCCTCGGCTCCACCGGCGCACCCCCGCCGAGTCACCCCTCGACGGGGTCGTACCCGGACGGCGAGCGGGTACGGGATCTGCTCGACGACGCCGTCGACGCCGTGGACGCACCCGACGTCGTCTTCGCCCTCTCCCGGGACGGTCACCGCACGGTGCGCTGCGGAGGCACCGGACCGCCCCCGCCCGTGCCCCGCGACCAGGTGCGCTACGAACTCGGCTCGGCCTCCAAGACGTTCACCGGGCTGCTCCTGGCCCAGCTGACGCAGTCGGGCGTCCTGTCCGCGGGCGAACCGGCCGCCACCTGTCTGGATCCGGCCCGGCCGGCAGGCCGGGACCCCGTCACCCTCGCGCACCTGATCACCCACACCTCCGGACTGCCCGCCCTGCCCGCCGACTTCTTCCTGCGGGCCCTGCCCACGTGGCACACCAACCCGTACGCCGGATATCCGGACCGGCGGGTGGTCGACGCCTTCCTGCGCCGTCGGCAGCACCGGCGGCCCGGCACCCGCTGGCACTACTCCAACTTCGGTGTCGCCGTGCTCGGTCACGCCCTGGCCGCGGCGACCGCGACACCCTGGGACGACCTGCTCGGCTGCCGGGTGCTGCGGCCTCTCGGGCTGAGCGGCACCGTACTTCGGCCCGGCGGCCCGGACACCGACGCCACCGGACACCGCGCCGACGGCACCACACCCACGCCCCCGCTGACCGTCGGCGGATTCCGGTCGGCCGGCGCCGTCCGGGCCACCCCGCCCGACCTGCTGACGTTCCTCGAAGCCCACCTGGATCCGGCGGGCCGGCAACTGGCCGACGCGCTGCGGGCGGTGCGCCGCCCGGTCCTGCGGCGCGGCCGGGGGCACCGGCATGTACACACGGTGTCCTGGTTCCAGCACCCCACCGGTCACGGCCCCATGTACTTCCACTCCGGCGCCACGCTCGGTCAGCAGGCCTTCCTGGGCTTCAGGCCCGACATCGGAACGGCACTGGCAGCCGTGTGCACCCGCCGCTTCCGGGCCCGCGACACCTTCGTGACGACGGCGTACGCGCTGCTGGCCGAGATGTGAGACACGGTGGAACCCAACAGGACCTCCGGGCGGGCACAGCGCAGCGGCGCGAGGTGCCGGGTCCGAGCACCGGCACCTCGCGCCGCTGAAACCGGGTGACCGTCAGACGCGCTGCCACAGCGCCGGCGTGAGGCGGGGCTGCCACGCTCCCTGCGCCTGATGCGTCTGCAGGCACTGGTACGAGACACCGTCGTACGTCACCCGGGTCCCGACCTCGTACACCTGGCCCGCGGTCCAGCCGGCCGTCTGGCCGTCCTCCGGGGCGGGGGTGCCGATCTGGCCCGTGGCGGTCTTGAGCGTCAGACCGTACGCGCTGAGCACCGGGTTGACGGGCTGGTGGAAGGTGATTCCGCCGGCCTTGCAGTCACCGGTGCCTCCGGAGGTGACCCCCTGGGCCTGGGTGCCGGAGATGTAGGAGCCACCGGAGTCACCCGGCTCGGCACACACCGTCGTACGCGTCACTCCGTTGATGTCGCCCTGGGCGTAGCTCACGGTGGTGCCGTGCTGTTCGATGGTTCCGCAGTGCCAGCCGGTGGTCGAGCCGGAGCGGCAGATCGCCGCGCCCACCAGTGCCTCCACCGAACCGGCGACCTGCACGTTCACGTCACCCTCGCCCTTGACGGTGGGCGTGGCGGTCCACTCGCTGTTGACGCTCACCCAGGACATGTCCTGGCCGGGGAAGACCGAGGCCTCGAACGTGCCTTGGGCGACCTTGTTGAAGCCGGCGGTCTTGGCACCCGCGTTCCCGCAGTGCCCGGCACTGGCGAACCCCTGCTGCTCCCCCTTCGTCACGGAGAACCCCACCGAGCAGCGGGCCTTGTCGTCGATGTAGTACGCGTCACCGCCCCGCACGTCGTACAGGGCGCGCGGCCGGTCCGGCGACACCTTGACGTCCACGAGCCGCCGGTCGATCCCGGCGGCCGCGATGAGCTTGTCGGCGGCGGCTCGGCTCGTCGCCTGCACCGTCACCCGGTTGGTCCGTACGTCGATGTAGCGGACCGGCGTGTCGAGGGCCCTGCCCACCGCGGCGGCGTCCAGCTTCGTCCGGGCGGTGTTCAGGTCCTTCAGCGCGTTCTTGACGACCTTGGCCTGTGCCCCGGCGGCCTCGATGGCGGCGACACCGGCGGCGTCGGTGGTCGCGACGGTCAGGCCGGCGGAGGTCGTGCCGTGCACCCAGGCGCCCGCGAAGTGCTTGCCCAGCACGTTCTGGAGCCGGCCCGCGCGCGTGCCCGCCTCCGCCTCGTTGACCAGCCGTGCCTTGGCCTGTGGGCCCGTCAGCCGCAGGTCGCGCTCCATCGCGCGCAGGACGGCCGCCGAGGGTTTGTCGGCGCCGAGCGTCTGCGCGGAGGAGGGCGCCGGCGCGGGGGGCTCGGCGGCCGCGGCCACGGGCAGCCCGGTGAGCACAAGTGCGCCGAGCACGGTCAGGGCGGTCCGGGCGGGTGCGCCGGCGTGTCTGTGGACCATCGGGTGACTCCTCGTTCTCGGGGTTCGGTGGCAGTGCGATACCAGCGGGGCGTCGGGAACCTAGGTTTTGCCGACATGGACTCGAAAAATGTCCACCCGTCCGCGGTTCGACGCTTCGGACGACATGAAGGACCCGCCCGGCGGAGTACCGCGCGCGGGTGCGCGCAGGAGGTGCGGAGGGCAGCCGCGGAGGCCGGGCGTCGTCAGACGGGCTTGAGGCCCGGGTCCCCCGCCTCGGTCACGAAGGACGCGGCGGTCGTGACCGGCGCGCCCGGCGTCGTCACCGCGGAGACCGTCCGGAAGTCGGCCCGCGCCTTCTGGCGGTCCAGCGCGACCCGCACATAGCCGCGCCGCCCGTTGTAGAACTTCAGGTGCGGGTTGGCCCTGAGGTAGGTGTCCCAGTTGCCGGGCTTCTCCGCGCCGTCCTTGCCGCTCGCGACCGAGGTCGCGACGATCTCCGTGCCCAGCGTTCTCGACGCCGGGTCGTCGAAGTCGTCCTTGATGTCGAAGGCGTAGCCGACGTGCACGTCCCCCGTCATCACCACCAGGTTGTCGACCCCCGCCGACTCCGCGCCGTCGAGGACCCGCCGGCGCGAGGCCCGGTAGCCGTCCCAGGCGTCCATGGACGTCCTCGCCTCGGCGCCGAGGTCGAACTTGCGCTGCGAGAAGCACACCTGTTGCGCCATGACGTTCCACAGGGGCTGCGAGGCACGCCAGCCGTCGAGGAGCCATCTCTCCTGCGCCGCCCCCGTGAGCGTGCGCGCCGGATCGTCCGTCTCGGGACCGGGTGCGTGCAGGGTGTCCCCGTACGCCTGGTCGGAGCGGTACTGGCGGGTGTCGAGGACGTCGAACTGGGCGAGGGTGCCCCACCTGAGCCGGCGGTAGAGCTGACTGTCCGGGCCGTTGGGCAGCTGCGCGTCGCGCAGGGGCTGGTTCTCCCAGTGCGCCCGGTAGGCCGCCGCGCGCCGCAGCAGGAAGTCCTGCGGCGGATCGTTGTTCTCGCTGATCGCGCCCGCGTAGTTGTTCTCGGTCTCGTGGTCGTCCCAGGTGACGACGAAGGGGTGCGTCGCGTGTGCCGCCCGCAGGTCCGGATCGCTCTTGTAGAGGGCGTAGCGCAGCCGGTAGTCGTCCAGGGTCCTGGTCTCACGGTTGAAGAGGTCGGGCAGTTTCCGGTCCGTGTAGTCGCGGGCGCCGCCCACCGAGTTCACCGCGTACTCGTAGAGGTAGTCGCCGAGGTGGAAGACCACGTCCACGTCGTCCTGGGCGAGATGGCGGTGCACCGTGAAGTACCCGTCGTGGTAGGCCTGGCAGGCCACGGCCGCGTAGGTGAGCTTCGAGGGAGCGGCCGTGACGGCCGGCGCCGTGCGGGTACGGCCGGTCTCGCTGATCCAGGTCCCGGTCCTGAACCGGTAGTAGTACACGCGGCCGGCTTCGAGGCCCTCCACGTCGATGTGCAGACTGTGGTTGTACTCGGGGAAGGCGATGGCGGTGCCCCTGCGGACGATCAGGGCGAAGCGCTCGTCGGTGGCCACCTCCCACTCCACGGCCACGTACTGCCCGGGCAGACCGCCACCAGGCTCGTACGGGGCGGGCGCGAGCCGGGTCCACAGCAGTACGGAACTGGGCAGCGGGTCTCCGGAGGCGACGCCGAGCATGAACGGATCAGTGGGGATCCTCGCCGCGTCGAGCTCCGTGGCGCCTGCCACTCCCCGGGCCGGCAGGTTGGTGGTGAAGGCGAGCGCGGCAGCCGCGGCGGTGACCGTGAAGAAACGACGGCGTCCGAAATGCCGTGCGGCGGCGCGCAGTTCGGGGTCGTGTCGTGACACGGTGTCCTGCGTCAGCGATCTGCGACGGCCTGCCGGGGCCATGGAGGCCTCCTCTCGCGGTTGACGGCACAACGGACCCACGAGCTGTGCGTGGCAGGGCCACAGGAAGTGGATCACTGCATGTTAAACAGATAAAGCTCACAAATACGGCAGGCGCGGGATGTGCGGGGCATCCGTGCCGCACGCTCGCGGAGCATCCCTGTCGCGCCCCGCGACCGGCGTCCGGCCACCGCCGTGGACGGGAGCGATGGCGGCCCGAAGGGGCCTGACCAGCCATCCGGACCTGCAACGTCCGTTTGCCGTGGACGACTTGACCGGTTGCACGTCACAGCCCGGGGTACGCGAAAGCACCGTACGACGTACGAGCACGGCAGAAGCAGCGCCGAGCGCGAGTGGACGTACGAGCACGAGCAGAAGGAGAGACGAGTCATGACACTGCGAGCCAGAGCACACAGAGCCCCTCGCTCGGCACCACAGCCGTCCGAGCTGGGCACCCTGGAGCGCGGCACCACGCAACGCGGGCAGTTGCGCGTCCGCCTCATGGACATCGCGTGGACCGCGCTGTGCACCGTCCTGGCCCTGTGGGCCGTATGGAGCATCTTCGGCGCCGCGAACGGCGCGACCGAGTGGGCCTACTGCGCCGTGGCCTGGATCCTCCTCGCCATCGCCCTGGCACTGCGCGTCGCGACCGTCCGCCGCCGGACACGGGTCTGACCCGGGAATCAGGGAGTGACAGACCGTGGAACGCATCAACACTTTCCTCAGCAAACACCTGTGGCTGCAGTTCGTGCTGTCGATCCTCTGCGCCAGCGCCTTGGTGGCTCTGCTGTTCCCGGGGCCCTCCATACTCTCCGTCGTGATCCGCACGGCCTTCATCTCGGTCGGCGGCATCGCCGTCGTGCTCGTCGCCCGGCGCAAGGAGAAGCGCGCCGCGGGCAGCACGGACAGCCTCATCGTGCTGGACCGGAAGCTGCGCAAGGGTGACGTCCCCGACGACCCGGCGGAACGCGACTCCATGCGCGAACTGGTCGGCCAACGCCTGCACCGCACACGTCACCGCGTGGCGGCCCTGGTCTTCCTCACGGTCCTCTTCTGCTCCGTCACCGTCCTGACGGCCGTGACCGGCGGGATGCGCCAGACCATCGGCTACTCGCTGCTCACCGTGGTCTTCATCAGCTGGAGCATCGCCAACAGCCGCGTCCAGCACCGCCGCCTGCGCACCATGGAAGCGGCTCTGAAGGGCGAGAGCCCGGCCCCGCA is a genomic window of Streptomyces sp. NBC_00414 containing:
- a CDS encoding FAD binding domain-containing protein — protein: MKPFGYARAASVEEAAELYAAHPGARYLGGGTNLVDLMKLGVEEPSTLVDVSRLPLDTVDELPDGSLRIGATVRNSDLAAHPMVRDRYPALSQALLAGASGQLRNAATTGGNLLQRTRCPYFQDTDQPCNKRVPGSGCGARDGVHRDHAVLGYSPQCIATHPSDMAVALAALDARVELYGADGSRTVPVAEFHRLPGDRPEQDTVIRPGELITGVVVPGAPAGLPSLYRKARDRASYAFALASVAAVLGVEGGVVRHVGIAFGGLAHRPWRARLAEEALLGAAPTTAAFERAADLELAAAQPLRDNGYKVRLARNLAVDALQRLAPPTST
- a CDS encoding 2Fe-2S iron-sulfur cluster-binding protein translates to MSSEVPSPERGTPGPPDRHHSEVLLRVNGAPHTLTVDHRSVLLDVLREQLHLTGAKKGCDHGQCGACTVLVDGRRVNGCLLPAVAQDGCDITTVEGLAAGDGGDGGQGEEPHPLQRAFIDRDAFQCGYCTPGQLCSAVGAIAEAESGHPSHVTDPAAASGRPVPLGPDEIRERLSGNLCRCGAYPNIVRAVEDVIR
- a CDS encoding DUF6003 family protein, producing the protein MTDDAYLFLLDDASVRLGVSPAAVGELACMETPAVRAWLDAQGSTPTAPELRLLPPEETGSVPESAERLPVPLSDEELSRVRRRTGPEAIARIEEQLLSYRDITDGRDGLIGRALAAGVPPHRVVELTGEDPATVTAAAGG
- a CDS encoding DUF6895 family protein — its product is MTARDVQGVAEAALTWVSAHRGEFELGDDALAEHANVNFTWKPLGELAQVCVSIRRHTDPVGPLHEAASDLLAFAWRQTGQGALFLELQRLEPFATYPLEIYAAFASAGLRHDDYERAVATVARTRGWRMTEQEPNRRLSVLNSERRSGIPQHDAMSRALPRTWLGGLPEPWTFERAAGYTLTHVVFHLTDWGLTPGGVPPEVAGYLSQWLPPWLDTCLEDEQWDLSCELLAVAGSLPGPPDIPVLREAWTKLASAQDTSGAVPETGSVRDGHPPAYDFVGCYHSTLMAAFAAVLTAHRLRTDSDDGGVPTEKVRVLEHAARSGRPTHPGHAVQPGHDGQGVSR
- a CDS encoding DUF6895 family protein, translated to MTSTRLIHTVGTGALEWLHAHRDGFRLEEDVDPEVGFLERFKPVGELALICKVLFREGVAGSRQAQLARQLLDHAWRDTLDGGRMLVRGQRIEPLSPIPFEVYLPFKELGHSHPEAEQAFRLNQGLESFHAYELPPTRRLGLSAFQRRFGLPARPPESEVVGRTWLGRTPEPWTVEGHIAYDITHTVFHLTDWGENPDGIPAPLADYLATWLPAWIDDWLDLERWDLLGELLVVDACLPHPTLDERAWQAFAAAQQSDGAMPALRTMPEGDPEELFDLVYHPTLVAAFASVLATSRALTQLAHAPA
- a CDS encoding serine hydrolase domain-containing protein yields the protein MTRRPEPWPGIPLGSTGAPPPSHPSTGSYPDGERVRDLLDDAVDAVDAPDVVFALSRDGHRTVRCGGTGPPPPVPRDQVRYELGSASKTFTGLLLAQLTQSGVLSAGEPAATCLDPARPAGRDPVTLAHLITHTSGLPALPADFFLRALPTWHTNPYAGYPDRRVVDAFLRRRQHRRPGTRWHYSNFGVAVLGHALAAATATPWDDLLGCRVLRPLGLSGTVLRPGGPDTDATGHRADGTTPTPPLTVGGFRSAGAVRATPPDLLTFLEAHLDPAGRQLADALRAVRRPVLRRGRGHRHVHTVSWFQHPTGHGPMYFHSGATLGQQAFLGFRPDIGTALAAVCTRRFRARDTFVTTAYALLAEM
- a CDS encoding carbohydrate-binding protein, with product MVHRHAGAPARTALTVLGALVLTGLPVAAAAEPPAPAPSSAQTLGADKPSAAVLRAMERDLRLTGPQAKARLVNEAEAGTRAGRLQNVLGKHFAGAWVHGTTSAGLTVATTDAAGVAAIEAAGAQAKVVKNALKDLNTARTKLDAAAVGRALDTPVRYIDVRTNRVTVQATSRAAADKLIAAAGIDRRLVDVKVSPDRPRALYDVRGGDAYYIDDKARCSVGFSVTKGEQQGFASAGHCGNAGAKTAGFNKVAQGTFEASVFPGQDMSWVSVNSEWTATPTVKGEGDVNVQVAGSVEALVGAAICRSGSTTGWHCGTIEQHGTTVSYAQGDINGVTRTTVCAEPGDSGGSYISGTQAQGVTSGGTGDCKAGGITFHQPVNPVLSAYGLTLKTATGQIGTPAPEDGQTAGWTAGQVYEVGTRVTYDGVSYQCLQTHQAQGAWQPRLTPALWQRV
- a CDS encoding alkaline phosphatase D family protein, which produces MAPAGRRRSLTQDTVSRHDPELRAAARHFGRRRFFTVTAAAAALAFTTNLPARGVAGATELDAARIPTDPFMLGVASGDPLPSSVLLWTRLAPAPYEPGGGLPGQYVAVEWEVATDERFALIVRRGTAIAFPEYNHSLHIDVEGLEAGRVYYYRFRTGTWISETGRTRTAPAVTAAPSKLTYAAVACQAYHDGYFTVHRHLAQDDVDVVFHLGDYLYEYAVNSVGGARDYTDRKLPDLFNRETRTLDDYRLRYALYKSDPDLRAAHATHPFVVTWDDHETENNYAGAISENNDPPQDFLLRRAAAYRAHWENQPLRDAQLPNGPDSQLYRRLRWGTLAQFDVLDTRQYRSDQAYGDTLHAPGPETDDPARTLTGAAQERWLLDGWRASQPLWNVMAQQVCFSQRKFDLGAEARTSMDAWDGYRASRRRVLDGAESAGVDNLVVMTGDVHVGYAFDIKDDFDDPASRTLGTEIVATSVASGKDGAEKPGNWDTYLRANPHLKFYNGRRGYVRVALDRQKARADFRTVSAVTTPGAPVTTAASFVTEAGDPGLKPV